AGATGGACCAACTCCCGGAATGTTCGCCGGTTCTAGTGCCGAGCTAGGAAACCGATGGATGTTCGTCTATGTGATGCTTACAGCCTGCCGCACCCCCAAGCAGGGAATTCAAACGACAAGTCGCAAAACGTGGTGAGCGCGTTGAAATGGCAGAAGTGGAACATCAATTGGGTCATTATGTTTTCAAGCAATGCGCATCGTAGCGGCCCCCAGCACCCGTGCTGACTCGAAGTACCCTAAATCACTTGAACTATTCACAGTCCGGGTATCCATTCCTTCCAACGCCAAATCATACCATAGCCGCCGTATTGCCTAGCCCGTGTATCCCCTTGAACAGAATCCCAATTTAGTTGTGCGAGTGCGCATCGACCCCGTCCTCGTGCTTGATGACGGCGTATGTCTTCCCGTTGGGCGCGTCCACCTCCAATTCGCCCCTAGCGCGAATGGGCGACATCTCGTACAGGCGCTTCGCGATGACGAAACTGCCGGCGGCCCAGACCCAGACGAGAACGGCGATTGAGCAGGTGAAAAAGAGGGTCGGCACGAGAACAaggagggcgacgccgaTCCAGAAAAGCGAGAAGACGACAGCGACTCCGAAGGCGAACGCGATGGTGGATgcggagaaggagacgaagacgaggatggggatgaaggagaagatgaaTTGAACGAGGAGGAAGGCCTGGAGACGATACGTTAACGTTGCAAACAGGCGGCGGTGAGTAGGGCATCATTTGCAGGTCAGACTCACAAAGAGGAAGGGCTGTTCCTGGGCGAAATTGTAGGTGTTGCCGTATGCTCTCTGCCGCGTGTCCTGGCTGACGACGCGGTTCACTTGGCGTTGGCCGTAGGCAAAGACACCGGCGGCGTTCTCCTTGGCTGAGGCCTTGATATCAGTGTAATCGGTGTGCGACGCCATGGTGGGATTGGGTGTGTCGAGGTTGGTGATCGAAAAAGGGAGGTCTTGGTGTGCGGTAGGGTTAATGGAGAACGAGGATGGATGCAGAACTGGGGAGATATCGATGTGCCAGCGCCGGGGGATCTCGATTTATCAGGTGAAAGCGTAACTCTGGTTCCAAGGGATATGTCACCAATGGAGGGGTCGGGTCGGACGGAGATTGGAGCCAAGGGATatcgaagaagagaggggggttgacacacacagagagagagaggccgagagaaaaggagaagcTAACCGTTACACGGCAAGCGGCAGGCCGGTGACGACGGAGTGATGGAGAATGTGCAAGTTGGCGGCTGAGAACGGACGGAAGACGCCTCCTTGGTGCGACGGGTGCTAGCGGCGTCGTGTGTGTGGTGCGATGTTGGCTTCTGATACTGACGTTGTTGATTCCCCTGGGGTTGCTGATGGTCATGGGCTGAGCTTGGGAGGTAGCGGACGGATCCTCCGTAGCCATCCCCATCCTCATGTGGACTTGTTGCCCCAAGCCCTTGGGGGGATTTTGGGGGGACACGACCCTGAGCATCCACCCATATACCTCCCCAGTCCCCAGACCTTCAGGCACAAGCGGGAAGTCGCGTTACGCTGGGGGGGGCGCGTCATGCAAGTCGCAATTTAGCCCGTCGTGCCTGCCTTCGCTTCGAGGTGGGGCATCAGGCCCCCTTCGAGCAAGCCACATGTCTGTGCACCAGCCACATATTTTTGATGTGCACCTTGAGGCTCGAGCTAAAGCTCGGTCGCACGAGCTGTGACAGAGCTTGGGCCACCTCCAGCTGCCGTCCGTGCGCTAGCATGTGTTCAGGTATCTGTCTCCTGTCTGGTCCAGAGAAAACGGAGTGACTGCAGCAGGGGGCAGTGGAGACGCCCCCCACCGTTTGTGGCCCACTCGACACCGTTCGTCACCGATCTGGTATCCACCTATCACGTGATAGACTAAGCCGACCCGGAACGGGGAAGCTCCATGATCCAACGGGTAATTTCCTCGGCAGTCCGAGGGAGCGAGCATCCATTTCTTTCGGGCACCTCCAACACGGATCTGGATCTGCCACATCTGCCGTGTCTTTATTTCTACTTCTTAGCGCCGCTCTCCGTCCAGGCGCGATTGCTTATCAGATTTCGCGAAAGTCATCAGCgaacctcctcctcctcctcgcagCTTGCGTTACATTGCTGCATCTGCATGGGTTTGGTCGGTCTGCAGGCCGCGACGCGGAGCTCCGGGCCACCCCCGTGACGTttggtggtgctggtgtgTTGGCGCCACAACCGTATGCTTCTGCTGCGCTGCAAGACGCACGCGGCAGTATGAGAGGGAAGCAACCAGGCTCGGGGATCAGACATCGTTTGGATCGCATCTCGTCCAAGCGCCCCGCCTTCTCTTGAGACACCCCGTTCCAGTcgcgtcatcgtcgagaaTTCTCCTGCGCTCCTTCGAGAGATTTGTTGTTGCACCCACACTCCCAATGCAATGAGTGGCGCGTCCGAGAGGACCTCGCTCAAGGACGAGGTGGCCGCCGTAGAGAACGGCCACAGTCAACCGGGGATGAGTTCGACGTCGCGCGGCACTCGCATCGGCCACAAGAAGTCGCGGAATGGGTGTCAGCAGTGCAAGAAACGACGTGTCAAGGTGAGTTCAGTGCATCTGGTCCATCGATGAGGGgggagtgtgtgtgagagcATGGCGCCAAGCCTTGAGCTTGGAAACCCGGTCGCCTCGCCGAGTTGCGAGCATGGGATAGTGAATGACATGTCACTGACCACGAGTCCAGTGCGATGAGAGCCGGCCATGTCGCAACTGCGTGCGGCACAATGTCAAGTGCAGTCTTGTCCTGACGCCCTTTCCAGCACCGCTGCCGGCCGTAGGTGAATCGCCCAAGCCGGCTTTCGAGGCCGCCAACACGGCGACTCCGGGCAGTGTTAGGGAGGCTTCGACGACCAGCCGTCCCGAAAGTCGGCCTGAGAGACCCTCACCACAGCTCTCGTCGTTGAAGGACaaggtcgccgccatccaggGCTTGCTGTCCGAGTTCTCGGCCGAAGTGGACGCTCTGAATCACGGCAGCCGCGATAGCTTCAGCGGCTCAACTCATGACTCGGTCCAGGGCGAGTCTCGAGACGCTCATAGCGTCTCAAAGGCCGACTGGATGGTCGACATGCAACTCATCCACCACTTCACCTCCAACACGGCACACACTCTCTCCGAGAACCCAGACTTTGTCCATCTCTGGACGACAACGGTACCGCAAATCGCTTTTTCCAACGTGAGTCaagccctctctctctctctctctctctctcggccTGCGCCTTCCCTCGGCTAAACCATGCAGgacttcctcctccacggcATCTTGGCCATATCGGCCATCCACATGGCTCACTGCAACCCCGACAAGAGGGAAAAGTACGCTACCATATCTGCTCGCCACCAAAACATCGCCCTTAGCCAGTTCTCCCCTGGCTTGACCGAGATCGGCGAAAACAACGCCGATGCATACGTCCTGCACGCAATATGCATCTTTCTTGTCAACACTTACTCCATCGCCAACCCCCAAGGCCCAATCACCTCCAGGGACGTTGCTCAGTCTTTTATTCTACTGCAGGGTATGTCGGATGTCATTTGGCCATCAGAAAGAACATCAGTCTTCTTTTCTCTGACAGGTTTCTTACAGGAATCAGGAGCATCCTCGCTCTTCCCTTCGCCCATCGATACATATTCAACGGGCCACTGGCCCGTTGGCTTTACCAAGGCAGCGTCGAGCCCGCGGTAGGGGGCAACTACTCTTCCAAGATCGACGACCTCCTCAACCTCACACGCAGCATGGCGCCCTCGGACGATACCTTGACCTGCCAGTcggccctcgagggcctcaagCATACattcgccgccgtctccacGCCCCAACACAGGAAAGGTCTTGTGTGGCGATGGGCTGTGTCTCTTCCCCAATCCTTTCTCGAGCTCATGAGCCAGAACCACCCGATGGCCCTTGTGATTCTCATGTACTACGCGGCGCTGGTCTATGCCTTCGAGCGGAACATGTGGTATCTCACCGGCTGGGGCTCCAATgtggcctcggccttggaTAAGGCCATCCAGGAACCGTGGAGAGAGTGGATTCAATGGCCCTTGAGGTGTATTCGCGAGGGTGTCGATATCCGGCAGGTCGAACCGCTTAAGCCAGTTGAGGGCAATCCCAGGACCCAGCTCCCCACCATCAACTTCAACCTGGGCCTTTTCAAGCCAAGCGAGCCGCCTCCGTGAGCAGTCAACATCGTTCTGTCCCGCGTCCACTCGTGAGGCAAGAGACAGACGTGCCATCCTCACCAAACTTCCTCGTTTAAGGACACGCGGCCTACCCAATACGCGTCACCGAGATTCCGGAGGTCACTCCATTGATCGATCATGCTTTCAGCTACAGCTGTGTGACCCTATCCTGGAGCAACAACTGCCAATTTCTACGCCTCCAAAGAAGGTGTGCCAACTTATGGCCCACGACGATACCGTTAGATTTTGGTCAAGCGGTCCTGACCCGGATCTGCCGTCGGTCCATATAGCAACGTCTAGGTTGCCTGCGAGCACCAGACACTAGCTacaacatcaacaccaagctACAACGTCGACACTTAGCTACATGACAACACAAAGGTCCCGGGCCTGAGTGTGAGACTCCCTGCGTCAATGCCGGTGTCGAAACCATACTCCGTCGAATGCATCGCTCTCGGCCAGACCGCAGCAATCCCCCCTTTGCCGGGATTACTGCACGTGCCCAGTGAGCAGAGACATCCAGATACCACGAAAAAGGCCTGAGTCACTCTTGACTCGGCCTCAAGCTCAACTCCCGGAGACCATGGCAGTCCAGGTGGGACAACTTGGAACCGGGTGAGAAGAACCCCCGGCGATGAAGACATTGGTGGTTCAGCACCTGGCGAGCCAGGCATGCAGTCGCATACAACAAATAATTCCAAAATTGATAGCCCAGACTGGTGTGGTATTTCTGCCGTAGCTGCCGCGACGACTTTCTGCGGCGGGCCAGATCTGGGCATTTCAAAAGACGGACAGTGTGATGGCGCCATGGCTGCACGACCGTCTCCCGCCGCCTTATTGTCCTCTGTCTTACCGTACATAGAGCCAATCCACTTTCTGAAGGCTGTCAGTCCTGCATGTGTACAGCCAGCTCTAAACACAACGTCCATCAAGTTTGCTGTAagacaggggggggggggggggggggggggacacaTTTTGTCAAAGAACTGAAGCCACGAACAGTCCTAATCTCGACGCTAAGAGCTGTGGTTTTACTGATACAAATTAAAAGAAAGTCAAAAGAGACATCGACTCAATAAATATAGTCTTTACGTGATTGCACAATTCATCGATCTTTTGCCATTAACAAAGATGGGGCAAAAACAAATGTCCCTAGCAAGGCTCGAACTTGCGACCTTTGGATATCCCGACCTTCAGGTAGGGTCATATAGAGAGAATATGAGACCAACGCTCTACCGACTGAGCCATAGAGACAACGTTGCATTCCATTCCCACATACAGAAATAAGTAGCGCAATTGAGCACCCGAGCGCCAGAATTACGGGGCCGCAGCCGGCCAGACCCGGAATTCGAGGCCGAACCCGTCGTGACAGTCGGACATGGTGCAGCCCAGAAGCCTAAGGGCCTGCGAAGGGTACATACCGGGGCTCATAATGCTCATTCACGATGCATCAATCACTTTCAGGATTCGGTCAATCGTTGCCATTAGCTGCGGTTCCCCTTCCGCCAAAATATGTATTGGGCCTGCCAACTCAGCTACTGCAAATAGCAAGGATTCTCTTCGTGTTGATTGTGAATGAGGGTTGGGGATATATCAGCAGGCCCTCGCGGATTTCAGCGAAGGCGTGTCTATGTAGACCAGAGCCCGCCTGCCGAGGGAGCAGCAGATGTCTCCGCCGGATGAGCATCTGCCCACCAAGGCTTCCTTTGGGCTTGTGAATTTGGTACACTCCTAGTCAAACAGAGATTCAGATTGCCAAAGGGGTGTTTTGGATCGCCAACATGCTGATGTTTTTGGTTGGCTTCGGTCCTAAGATCCTTCAAGATGCGTTAAACGTGTCTCACTGTGAACCAGCTCTAGAAGCCATCTCTTATTCAGTGATTGACTTTCATGTCACAGTGACTTGTGACCACCTCTGATAAGGGACCAGTTCTGTCCGTAGTGCTATGGATACTCAATAATCACGACGATGCCGGGGTCAAGGTCTGTTTTCGTGTATCCTCATTGCCCACGAGCAGTCCCCCCCTCATACTCTCACCACGCCTCGTGTTCTCGAGTCTCTTCTGCCACATCCAGCACGCCTTCCCCGGATGATATCACAAGCAAAACTCACCGCTTGATGAGAAAGTCTTACAAGCTCGTCGATATGATTCTTCTCCCCGCTGGCACAGCATCACTAATCGTcgggggacgacgacggcactGACGCGTTTAGCAGGCctcccgccctcctccccccctccctacAATTAGATCCTAGTCTGGACCCTTCTCGCGAACTGCGCCACAGTGAACACCCATTttgcctttttcttctcgccctcgcctccggGGATGGACAGGCAGCTTCAGCTCCCTCTTCGTCTGAATCCCCCAGGTCTGCACATTCTCATGGAGGGATGCAGCGTGTCACATGAAACAATAGGGCAGGCTCAAGCTTCGGGTCGTCATCGACATGGGATGACTGGAGGTCTCTCGCCGGCTTCACTACCGTTTATCAATTCTTGGCTCTTGGATCCGCATGCTCGGCGTCCTGTTCCCCTCTTAGTTGCTTTCACAACTCTCTGCTACCTTCGAATGCCTCTCGTCTCTGATTGACATCGATACACCTTGAATGCGAAGACTAGCGAAGCATGAAAAGAAAGAGCCCTAAGCCTCCCAACGCTTCACTACATCGTGACCCCATTGGTCCGCCAGTCTCATCTTACTCCCAGTAAGGTTCGCCATGTTGGAAACCCCCCCGCGAGGCGAGACCTCTTCCCGCCGTCGCGAGTGAGCCGTGAACTCCGTCCTTGCGGCGTTTGGTGTAGGGGAATCCTTGGTGGTCGCCTCCCAGCCGAGATGCGCTTTGATGGGGTATATATCATGCTCACGAGCTCTGCTTGGGGCTGGTATACTCCAGATACTGTATCCCGTCAGGTTGGCAGAGATATCAGCCAAGAGCTGCATGAGAATACCCAGTCTTGCCAGTGGTCAATATCATCAACTGTCTCCATCCAATACTCGATACCTGTCTCAATTCTCACAAACCCGGCGATCATCATGATCTTCAGGCACAAGCGCAAGCCCACGGCTCAAGAGGCAGAGTCACAATCCACCtactcctcctcgcccgacacatcctcctcttcttcctcctcagcAGCCCGCTCGACCCTCTCAcgccgcctctccctctcccacacCCTTTCTTCCCTGCGGCCCCGACCCCCCGACCCCGACGCCCCGCCCGTCATCAAACCACCGGGCCGTGGCATCGGCGCCCACGTCCACAAGATCACGACCACAGCCGGCATCCCcttcaacaaggccgcccacctcgtcggcgccgagggctgGTTCCCGCAGACCATGCCCCGCGAGTgcgccaaggccgcccgcATCCTCCGCTCCTTCACCGACCAGCCCCTCGGCGACACGGAGCCGGCCCCGTCCCACGCCCGCGGCGAGCCCTTCCACCCCCTCGGCGTCACCCGCCGGTCCATCGTCACGATCCCGTACCAGGTCCTCGCCCACTGCGCCGGCCTAGCCATCTTCAACACCCTCCGCGCGGGCGCCTACATGggctccctcgccgccggctccggcctcgtcgtcgcccgacGCCCGGACGGCACctggtcgccgccctcgtccttcgTCGTCTCCACGCTCGGCGCGGGCTTCATGTTCGGCCTTGACATCTACGACTGCGTCCTAGTTCTCAACACGCCCGCCCAAGTTGCCGCCTTCACCCACCCGCGTAtctccctcggcgccgagaccTCGGTGGCCATCGGCCCCGTCGGcacgggcggcgccgtcgaggccgccgttTCGAGGACCTCGCGGTCCATGTACAGCTACATGAAGTCTCGCGGGCTGTGGGCAGGCGTGCAGGTCGACGGCACCATCATCCTCGCGAGGCAGGATTGCAACAGCGTGGCGTACAACGAACGCGGCATCTCGGCCCGGAAGATCCTGCAGACGCAGGCCGAGTGGCCCGAGGGCTCGATGCCGCTGTGGCAGACGCTGATCGCGCTCGAGGGGCGGTACGCGATGGACCCGGACATTGCAAGGGAGCTGGCAATGATGGGGCCGCCGGGAGACTTCACGCCGCCGatggaagaggacgaggaagaggagccTGCGCCGGCCTACACGCCTCGGGCCGCGCCGCAATTCCGGTCTACTtacggcggcgaggagggcgtcaTGAATGCGAATCAGAATGGCGTGGAGCCGAGTGCCGAACAAAAGGAGATGATGCTCCGCCGGGGGGCTTAGGCGAGTCACTGGGGTTTGTACATATCTCGGTGTTTTCATGTGTACCTGCTTGGAACCTTGAAGCTATTGGGTCAGGTTGTTGGTTCTGAGCTCGTCTTTCGCCCCGAACGCTGACTGGGCAAAATGGGCTCGATCTCATTGTCGAAGCGCTGTCTAAGACTGACAGTTCACCTAGCTTCCTATTTCACGACGTCTCATATCTACGCACTTAATTCACTTCTGTCACACCCAGTTCTCAAATCAATGAGGTCCAGTTCCAAAGCGGGGAATTCCAATCCAAGCTTCCGGGGTTTGCCTTTTTAGCCAGGGATCTCCTTGAACATCTACAGCCGCAAATGCCAGGATGTCTTCCCAATGTCAGAGGTCCAGACTCCAGGCCCAGCCAAGGCTAGATGATGGCCAGCTGCTCATGTCACGAGGTAGAGTTCATCTAGACAACTACCCTTCCATCTCACACAAGGTTGTCATGATGCCGCTCCGAGAGTTATTTCGCCGTTGAGACCACAACATGCTTCCCCTCGGATGCAAGGTTATTGGGGTCTTACTAAGAGGCGTCGTTATTGCCAATGATTAGAACTGACGGTGAATTTCCAAGCTCCCGGtgtcctcggcatcccgAGCGGAGTCGAAATGCACCATCTTGACCTCAATGGTGATACTCGAGGGGCCAGTGGACCCTTGGTCGTGCACGCCCTGGCCTTGGCCATGAACTCTCGGACCATCCTTGACAACCGGTGCCACGCAGCAATCACAATTTCACACAAGGACATGCAGTCGAATCGTTCCAGTGTCGTTAATCAATGCCAAGTCAACACCAAGGCTTGCCTTGCCATTATCTATCGTAGTAGCCCCGTCTAGCCCTAGCCCCAGCTCCGTACAGTCGTCGTACACCAACTACAAGTACAAGCCCTCAGGCTCACTCTCCTGCTTGGTGCGCAggactctctctctggcAGACCGGAAGTCGGCCATCTGCACGCGCATGCGGCGCTCACGGAGGGCCAACAGACCAGCCTCGGAGCAAATGGCCTTGATGTCGGCACCAGAGAGGTCGTCCTTCTGCGAAATGAACTCCTCAaggtcgacatcgtcgttAAGCGACATCTTGGATGTGTGAAGAGTGAAGATCTTGCGCTTGGTGTTCTGATCGGGGTTCTCGAAGAGAATCTTTCGGTCGATACGACCGGGACGGATCAGGGCCGGGTCGAGCGTCTCGATCTTGTTCGTGGCCATAATGACCTTGACGTCGCCGCGATCGTCGAAACCGTCGAGCTGGTTGAGGAGCTCCAGCATGGTTCGCTGGACTTCACGCTCACCACCCGAGGTCGAGTCGTAACGCTTCGTGCCAATGGCATCGATTTCGTCGATGAACACGATCGAGGGAGCAttctcgccggcgacctgggATTGTCAGTAAAGAACAAGAAGACAGTAGTTGAGTCGAAAGTACCTGGAAAAGCTGACGGACAAGGCGAGGACCGTCACCAAGGTACTTCTGGATAAGCTCACTTCCCACTATACGCAGGAAAGTGGCCGAGGTCTGGTtggcgacggccttggcaAGGAGCGTCTTTCCGGTACCGGGGGCACCGTAAAGGATGACACCCTTGGGAGGCTTGATACCCATCTCTTCGTACAGCTCGGGATGCAGCAGAGGCAGCTCTACCGACTCTCTGACTTCCTGGATCTGCTGCTCCAAACCACCAATATCGGCATATGACTCCGTTGGCGCCTTGTCCAGCTTCATCACACTGACGAGGGGGTCAGCGTCATCGGTCAGGACACCGACGATGCTGACGCTCTTGTGGTGGAGCAGGACGCTGGCGCCGGGCTCCAGCAGGtccttgtcgacgaagcTCATGATGCTGACGTAGTACTCGGGACCGGTGGTGCTACTGACGATCGCATGGTCATCGTCAATCATCTCCTCCAACGTGCCTACACCCATGGGACTGCCACGCATATCGTCGACACGGCCACGCTCGTCGGCCATACGGTCGACATCGCCCTCGGGGCCGATGGCGGCAccctccttggcggccttggcccGGCGAAGACGCTCCTGGTTCTCGACGtactcctcctcgaggatcAAGTGATCGTGAATTCGCTGCATTCGTAATAGGCGGAGTTTGCATCGGCTGGTGGGGAAGACGGCAGGGAGCTTCGCAGCGGCGCTGGTGCCGGCcgcctttctcttcttgcGGCCGACTCTGGTGGTGGGACGTGGGGGAGGCTCGTACTTGGGCTTCTCCTTCTGCATTGCGAATCAGCCCGTGGACCTGTTGATTTTTGCTTCGGAATGGCATaccttcttgtccttctcgtcctttCCATCACCTCCGCCACCCATTCCTGACTGGTTTTGACCCTACGTAGCTGTTAGATCGAGGTCACGACATCTCAGGACGGCAGGCAGTGCATACCATCTTGCCACGGGGAGCTCCGAGGGCTCAGTGGAACTGTGAGGATGCTTCTCGTGTGTCGATGGTGGAAAAAGCTGGTGAACCTCTGATTCGGTGGCCGGTCGAGGTGTTGTCGATGAGCttgtgatgatgatgagtATAGGTGGATTACGGAGATGGAGGTGGAAGCGCAGGGGAGCAAGGcaaggctgctgctgcttgcgTAGGTAATCACAGCCCCGGTGTACCTACCTTACAGCTGCAGGCGGCAGAGAAacgcgacgccggccgagcTAGATCGGATTCGGAATAGTTCTTCCAGAGTCACGTGCGATAGTCTCTATCTTAGTCATTCTGCTGAGTCAGCCAATGCTTCCCCATGCCACCAGTACGATATAGGTAGGTTGTCGAAGTAATGTGCCGCATATTCATGATCATCTTGTTATTATGATGGCGAAGATATTTTAGTCGTCATTAAGTGTATAGGAAACAGTGTTTTATGGGTTTTCCGCATCAATATGTGATCATCTCCAAGCTGAATCATTATCTTTCTAGTCTCTTTCGCCTGCATCCCGTTGCATTTTGCCTGCTTGAATTCAAGACTCGGAGTAAAGTGTGGCACAATGTTGTATAGATCGCAAGGCTCTGCAAGATCGTCGAGTGAAACTTTCATACGCCTCCAAATTCCAGAAGTATCCTTTCCAACCAAAGCCGACTTGGCTGTCGCGTGCCCCAATGCAGCCTTCTAGAGTGCATGAAGCAGGGTCTACCCGAAGTCAACCGAGACATCGCCAGTTAGTCCAGGtagggaggaggatggctTAACTGACGTTTTGACCACTTATATAGCTGTATACATGGAAAGAACGTTTTTCCTCGCATATAAATCCACTCTTCGCTTGACGGGCAAGTTGGCAACAGCAGTACCCGTCGGAGAGATGCTTCTCCAGGCTGATGGACCGACATTGCAGTGTCAACTGGGGTGCGAAGTGCAAACGGGTCGAAGCTGGGTCACGGAAAGAAAGGGAGGCATTGCCAGTGGTCATTACTGCTTTTTCAAGTTCCATCGAGAATGGCACACATCCTGTCCTGCTAGAGCTATCTACTTGAACTGATTTCGCAAAAATAACACATACATGCCAAAGTCAGTTTTCAACTTGGTTGTTAGAAACACGAAGCCATGATGGTCCCACATgaggtcgcacaggtacacGATAACAGAAAAACGAGTAGTGCCATGCATAACACTAAACACAATATAAGGTTACTTTGCAAGAAAGCGCAGGACCATGGAAGCTTCCAAGCTCATGATCCGTCTGTCACGTCTGTGTAAGTGGAGGACTCGGCTACCCCGAAAGTCATGGCGTATTCTCAGGATGTTTATGGGTCTTTGCTTAGCCAGCAACTACTTCGCGTCTACAACCAACTCAGCTACTGCGTAACGTAGTTCGCTCCCTCGACGATGCCTGTCTGCCACGATACAAGGCGGGAGGCTGGCGTTGACATGCCCGGTGACATTCCCCGTTGGGCACTTTTTGCGCCGTCGCAACCCCGCTTGTCCGCCTTGTCCCCAGTGCCTGCCGCCTGCCCAGGCGCCGTAGGCCAATGACAGCCCCTGTGCGTGCCCCTTCCAGGCGGCCCTGACAATCCATGGGCGCTAAATTAGCGGCCTAGCACGGACCATTCCAGCATCATCTCTCTTCTTTCCCGGAGCCTCTGACAGGAGGGGCACGTTCACAAGTTCCCTGCGGTCAGGACCTTTGGCCTCCGACTCCCACACTT
This genomic interval from Colletotrichum higginsianum IMI 349063 chromosome 9, whole genome shotgun sequence contains the following:
- a CDS encoding C6 zinc finger domain-containing protein, which codes for MSGASERTSLKDEVAAVENGHSQPGMSSTSRGTRIGHKKSRNGCQQCKKRRVKCDESRPCRNCVRHNVKCSLVLTPFPAPLPAVGESPKPAFEAANTATPGSVREASTTSRPESRPERPSPQLSSLKDKVAAIQGLLSEFSAEVDALNHGSRDSFSGSTHDSVQGESRDAHSVSKADWMVDMQLIHHFTSNTAHTLSENPDFVHLWTTTVPQIAFSNDFLLHGILAISAIHMAHCNPDKREKYATISARHQNIALSQFSPGLTEIGENNADAYVLHAICIFLVNTYSIANPQGPITSRDVAQSFILLQGIRSILALPFAHRYIFNGPLARWLYQGSVEPAVGGNYSSKIDDLLNLTRSMAPSDDTLTCQSALEGLKHTFAAVSTPQHRKGLVWRWAVSLPQSFLELMSQNHPMALVILMYYAALVYAFERNMWYLTGWGSNVASALDKAIQEPWREWIQWPLRCIREGVDIRQVEPLKPVEGNPRTQLPTINFNLGLFKPSEPPP
- a CDS encoding Duf500 and uba ts-n domain protein; translation: MIFRHKRKPTAQEAESQSTYSSSPDTSSSSSSSAARSTLSRRLSLSHTLSSLRPRPPDPDAPPVIKPPGRGIGAHVHKITTTAGIPFNKAAHLVGAEGWFPQTMPRECAKAARILRSFTDQPLGDTEPAPSHARGEPFHPLGVTRRSIVTIPYQVLAHCAGLAIFNTLRAGAYMGSLAAGSGLVVARRPDGTWSPPSSFVVSTLGAGFMFGLDIYDCVLVLNTPAQVAAFTHPRISLGAETSVAIGPVGTGGAVEAAVSRTSRSMYSYMKSRGLWAGVQVDGTIILARQDCNSVAYNERGISARKILQTQAEWPEGSMPLWQTLIALEGRYAMDPDIARELAMMGPPGDFTPPMEEDEEEEPAPAYTPRAAPQFRSTYGGEEGVMNANQNGVEPSAEQKEMMLRRGA
- a CDS encoding 26S proteasome subunit P45 family protein — its product is MGQNQSGMGGGGDGKDEKDKKKEKPKYEPPPRPTTRVGRKKRKAAGTSAAAKLPAVFPTSRCKLRLLRMQRIHDHLILEEEYVENQERLRRAKAAKEGAAIGPEGDVDRMADERGRVDDMRGSPMGVGTLEEMIDDDHAIVSSTTGPEYYVSIMSFVDKDLLEPGASVLLHHKSVSIVGVLTDDADPLVSVMKLDKAPTESYADIGGLEQQIQEVRESVELPLLHPELYEEMGIKPPKGVILYGAPGTGKTLLAKAVANQTSATFLRIVGSELIQKYLGDGPRLVRQLFQVAGENAPSIVFIDEIDAIGTKRYDSTSGGEREVQRTMLELLNQLDGFDDRGDVKVIMATNKIETLDPALIRPGRIDRKILFENPDQNTKRKIFTLHTSKMSLNDDVDLEEFISQKDDLSGADIKAICSEAGLLALRERRMRVQMADFRSARERVLRTKQESEPEGLYL